From the genome of Biomphalaria glabrata chromosome 1, xgBioGlab47.1, whole genome shotgun sequence, one region includes:
- the LOC106071534 gene encoding protein GOLM2-like has translation MTGSPTNRTTMRSSRTPPFLIIALLIVVGFLSYNYWKFYNINSELRAEVEAVRIQARDTDSSKLESERNLNTAREEIKQIQGSRDALQKAVQEKDKELTTLKADLKKAQEELNGVKKSLGECDANLQTQKKEVDALKAEKAEFDKKLEAEKTKPQVCDLKSCSEPLKQILDISSKLTGTEQLSKALTEAKLNAEELLQNVPKYQAPQQQAGN, from the exons ATGACCGGCTCACCCACTAACAGAACAACAATGCGATCAAGTCGCACACCACCGTTTCTCATTATAGCCTTACTTATTGTTGTTGGATTTTTGTCTTACAACTATTGGAAATTTTACAACATCAATTCTGAACTCCGAGCAGAGGTGGAAGCAGTTCGAATTCAGGCACGAGATACGGATTCATCAAAATTGGAGTctgaaagaaatttaaatacaGCAAGAGAGGAAATCAAACAAATTCAAGGAAGTCGAGATGCATTACAGAAAGCTGTTCAGGAAAAAGATAAAGAATTGACAACCTTAAAAGCAGACTTGAAAAAGGCTCAAGAAGAATTAAATGGCGTGAAAAAATCCTTG GGTGAATGTGATGCAAAccttcaaacacaaaaaaaagaagttgatgCCCTTAAAG ctgaaaAAGCTGAATTTGATAAAAAATTGGAAGCTGAAAAAACTAAACCCCAAGTGTGTGATTTGAA ATCCTGTTCTGAGCCTCTAAAGCAGATACTAGATATATCCTCTAAACTTACTGGCACAGAACAACTTAGTAAAGCCCTGACTGAGGCTAAATTAAATGCTGAGGAATTATTGCAAAATGTTCCTAAATA